In the Helianthus annuus cultivar XRQ/B chromosome 11, HanXRQr2.0-SUNRISE, whole genome shotgun sequence genome, one interval contains:
- the LOC110888249 gene encoding premnaspirodiene oxygenase, which translates to MKKRQQNLLLPPGPPKLPLIGNMHHLLNSTPHRALNDLAAKYGPIMHLKLGFISTIVISSAEAARQIMKTHDSIFPNRPKLVAPKILGYNYSDIAFAPYGSYWRQVKKICLIELSTAKSMNSTRFIREEEVKLFVESISKSLEHVDLVERLFALNHNIIARITMGDKLDDQLRLRLAIRAGTALAAGFQIGDFFPSLGFVGKLTGMNKRLEECLGELDDILDKRIQHHLDQRKLEKPERECFIDVLLRLQEAGDLEQPLTTDNIKSVILDMFTGATENSSNTSEWAMTELLRNPDMMKKAQTEIRQVIGEKANPILEETDLPKLNYLKMVVKETLRFHAPLPLLLPRESMERCVINGYEVPSQTRVLINYWAIARDPGSWKDPNVFNPERFQDETRDYRGHDFDYVPFGAGRRVCPGISLGMVNTQLALASLLYHFDWQLADGVKPQDLDMNETFGLTCYKTCSLRAVAKLRFPIST; encoded by the exons atgaAAAAACGTCAACAAAACCTCTTACTCCCTCCTGGTCCTCCAAAGCTTCCATTGATCGGTAATATGCACCATCTTCTAAACTCCACACCTCACCGAGCCCTCAATGACTTAGCCGCGAAGTACGGTCCAATCATGCACCTAAAGCTCGGCTTCATCTCCACCATTGTTATCTCCTCAGCTGAGGCAGCTAGACAGATCATGAAGACTCATGACAGCATCTTTCCAAACCGCCCGAAGCTAGTGGCTCCAAAAATCTTGGGCTATAACTATAGTGATATAGCCTTTGCTCCTTACGGGTCTTATTGGAGACAAGTTAAGAAGATATGCCTTATTGAGCTCTCAACAGCGAAAAGCATGAATTCGACGCGGTTTATACGTGAAGAAGAGGTGAAACTGTTTGTTGAATCGATTAGTAAAAGTTTGGAACATGTAGACTTGGTTGAAAGGCTGTTTGCTTTGAATCACAACATTATCGCTAGGATTACTATGGGTGATAAGTTGGATGATCAATTGAGGTTGCGGTTGGCGATCCGGGCTGGAACCGCTTTGGCAGCCGGGTTTCAGATTGGGGATTTCTTTCCTTCACTTGGGTTCGTTGGTAAACTCACTGGAATGAATAAAAGGTTGGAAGAGTGTCTTGGGGAGCTTGATGACATCTTGGACAAGAGAATACAACACCATCTCGACCAACGTAAACTAGAGAAGCCAGAACGCGAGTGTTTTATTGATGTTCTACTCCGGCTTCAAGAGGCCGGAGATCTAGAGCAGCCATTGACTACTGACAACATCAAGTCTGTCATCTTG GACATGTTCACAGGTGCAACTGAAAATTCATCGAACACATCGGAGTGGGCAATGACAGAGTTGTTAAGAAACCCTGATATGATGAAAAAAGCACAAACTGAGATCAGACAGGTTATTGGTGAAAAAGCCAACCCTATATTAGAAGAGACAGATCTTCCAAAACTAAATTACCTTAAAATGGTGGTCAAAGAGACTCTAAGGTTTCACGCTCCGCTTCCTCTTTTGCTCCCACGAGAGTCCATGGAAAGATGCGTGATCAACGGGTATGAAGTCCCTTCACAAACCCGCGTCCTTATCAATTACTGGGCCATAGCTCGGGATCCTGGCAGTTGGAAGGATCCAAATGTGTTTAATCCCGAGAGGTTTCAGGATGAAACCAGAGATTACAGAGGTCATGACTTCGACTATGTTCCTTTTGGCGCTGGTCGTAGAGTTTGTCCAGGAATTTCGTTGGGAATGGTGAATACCCAGCTTGCTCTAGCTTCTTTGCTTTACCATTTCGATTGGCAACTAGCTGATGGGGTGAAACCACAAGATTTAGACATGAACGAGACGTTCGGATTGACGTGTTACAAGACTTGTAGTCTAAGGGCCGTTGCTAAACTACGCTTCCCTATATCAACTTGA